GGTGACTGAAACTGTCGTTGGTAGCGACGAAACTCAAACTGGTAAGTTGCTTCCACTGGATAATCAGTCATAGCAGTACCAATTACCAGTTACTAATGACCAGCATGACTTAACCTGCTGCTAGCATAAACCCTAAACCAAGTAGCAAACCGCTCCAAAAATGCATTTCTACGGCTAAGAATTTGCAATTGCTCACTTTTTCGGGTTGATTGTGATATTGCCAAACGTGACGAAATAGCTTGAATGCAAACGGTAAGCTGAGCAAGCTGAGTAACGTCCAAACGGGAAATACGCCGAGAATGACAAATAAACTAACTATGACATAAATACTACCACCAACCCAAGGCAAAAGTTGTGCAGAGCGCTGCGTTCCCATCCGCACAATTGGCGATCGCTTTCCGGCGGCTAAATCGTCTTTTACCTGATGAAAATGCGAACAAAATAAAATTAAACTCGTGACAATTCCCACAATAACACTTGCCGCTAAACTCGTAAGTGACCATGATTGCGTTTGGCTATAATATGCTGCTGCGACTGCCAATGGACCAAAACAAACAAAGCAAATAATTTCACCTAAACCTTGATACCCTAGGCGAAAAGGAGGTCCTTGGTACATATAACCCAACACGCAGCACAGTAAGATAATCCCAACAACAGTTAAATCTTGTTGCCACCAAGCAATTGCTAAAATTCCGAGTAATCCTAACGCTAGAAATAAGTTTCCTAGCCAAAATATAAATGATTTATTTCCTGTTAAATTAACGAGCGAATGAGGTTTATTTTTATCGATTCCAGTTTCTGAATCAAACACATCATTACTCAAATTTTCCCAAGCAAGAATGAATATTGCCGCAGCGATAAAAGTCGAAAATACTGCTGGGTGAAAATATTTAGTTTCAGCAAATGCGACCGCACTTCCTACCCATATTGGCATAATTGCCACGCTATACATTGGTGGTTTAATTGCTGCCATCCATAACTTGGTATTTGGATATTCTATCAGTTTTGTAGTCATTATGTTAGTTTGATTAAACTGCTAAATCGCACAAAAGCTATTATTTTAGTAAACTTTTTTTGTGATAGATAAAAGTTTCGCCGCGTTCGCAGAAAATTATAAAAACTGCTTTGAACATTGTCGATTATTCTGTAACATAAAATGAGATATCAAATGGAAGCGATGATACACCTTGCTAGAAAAGCAGTACACGGTAAAAGCCCTCCTTCGCCTGTCTAGTGTTTAGATTAGACAACAAAGTGGTCGATCGCAGCATGAGTTATGTTACTAGCAATACACCACGATTAATCACAACTTAGGAAGAAAACTTTAAAAAAATTTACTTTTGTCGCCATCCATGCCAGTTTTACCGTGTCACCCGCATACTTTTGTTTACCATAATGAGCTATACCAATTTCTTTCCTATTGTCAACAAAATGCAGCAAATGATTCGCAGATCGTAAGCGTTTCAATCGAACTTGATAGCGTCGATCCATTAGTCGTACTTCAGCAAATAGCCGAACCAAATCAACAGAGTTTTTACTTTGAGAACAAAAGTAAAAACCAAGCGATCGCCGCAGTTGACGCACTAATACAATTACAAACTTGTGGTGCAAATCGCTTCGTCCAAGCCCAACAATTTATTAATTCCAGCCTCGCTCGAACTATCACTGCGGGGACAACCAAAGATGCTGTAAGTCCACACTTCTTCTGTAGCTTTAGCTTTTTTGATGAGATAACGCAAAGCAATTATCCGTTTTCAGCAGCTACAGTTTTTTTACCTCGCTGGCAAATTTCTCGACACCGCGATCGCTGCACATTAGTTGCTAACTTTTTGATAAATGCTGAAACAAATTTGGATAAATTATACCAAAATTGGTGTCAAAAAATTAGAACGATAAATTTCTTAAAACACACATTAACTGCAATCAATAACACTAATTCAATCATCTGCAACAAAGAACAAAATATTAAGAATTTTAAAAAATCGATTATATCTTGCCTAGAGTTAATCGAGTCGAGTTATTTCCAGAAAATTGTTTTAGCGCATCCTCTCGACGTGACGTATGCAAAACCTATAGACTTGTGGCGATCGCTTGACAACTTACGCACGATTCATCCAGGATGCTACATCTTTGCTATCAGTAACGGTAAAGGGCAAAACTTTATTGGTGCTAGCCCAGAACGTTTAATTAGTATCCACAACCAACAGTTAAGCACTGACGCCCTCGCAGGATCGGCACCGCGCGGTAAAACTTTAGCTGAAGATACCATACTAGCCAATAGCTTACTGACAAGCGCCAAAGAAAGACACGAACATCGCGTTGTCAGTGATTTTATTACCCAGTGCTTGGATCAATTGGAAATTACACCGCAAATCTTACCGCCGCGACTGCGGCAACTTACTAATATT
The Chroococcidiopsis sp. TS-821 genome window above contains:
- the menA gene encoding 2-carboxy-1,4-naphthoquinone phytyltransferase; the encoded protein is MTTKLIEYPNTKLWMAAIKPPMYSVAIMPIWVGSAVAFAETKYFHPAVFSTFIAAAIFILAWENLSNDVFDSETGIDKNKPHSLVNLTGNKSFIFWLGNLFLALGLLGILAIAWWQQDLTVVGIILLCCVLGYMYQGPPFRLGYQGLGEIICFVCFGPLAVAAAYYSQTQSWSLTSLAASVIVGIVTSLILFCSHFHQVKDDLAAGKRSPIVRMGTQRSAQLLPWVGGSIYVIVSLFVILGVFPVWTLLSLLSLPFAFKLFRHVWQYHNQPEKVSNCKFLAVEMHFWSGLLLGLGFMLAAG
- a CDS encoding isochorismate synthase MenF; this translates as MPVLPCHPHTFVYHNELYQFLSYCQQNAANDSQIVSVSIELDSVDPLVVLQQIAEPNQQSFYFENKSKNQAIAAVDALIQLQTCGANRFVQAQQFINSSLARTITAGTTKDAVSPHFFCSFSFFDEITQSNYPFSAATVFLPRWQISRHRDRCTLVANFLINAETNLDKLYQNWCQKIRTINFLKHTLTAINNTNSIICNKEQNIKNFKKSIISCLELIESSYFQKIVLAHPLDVTYAKPIDLWRSLDNLRTIHPGCYIFAISNGKGQNFIGASPERLISIHNQQLSTDALAGSAPRGKTLAEDTILANSLLTSAKERHEHRVVSDFITQCLDQLEITPQILPPRLRQLTNIQHLWTPIQAQLPTHVHPLEIVAALHPTPAVAGVSRDAACTKIRDYETFERGLYAAPIGWLDAQGNSEFIVGIRSAMLDRDRAKLYAGAGIVAGSNPDREVAEIQLKLQALLKALV